The following DNA comes from Brassica oleracea var. oleracea cultivar TO1000 chromosome C5, BOL, whole genome shotgun sequence.
GTTCGTGATAGAAGCAAACAAAACAGACAATGCCCAAGAAGACAAAAGACTCAAGGTCCGTGATAGAAGCAAACAAAAGACAACAGAAGCTTGTTGCTCCAACGGCACATGGATGCTCCAACAGAACAAGGCTGCTCCATTCGTTCACCTGACAACAAAAACGAGATCAACATTAGAACACGAAACATATATATTAAACAGAAACTTATGCAACAAGTTACACTCCATGACAATAGAAACTTAAGCGACAAGATGAACAACAACACATAACAAGAACAAGACATAGAAGACAAACCGAAACTACTTAAATTAATTTGACATTAACTCATGAATGAGTTTCTTCTTCAAAGCTTCTTCATAATCCGCAAGAGAGTCTTTTTTAGCAATGAGAATGTCCAGTAACTTCATCTTGGACAGCCTTTCTTTCACCACTAAATCCCGCTTCTTGAGGCTCCACATTGTCTCAAACTGAGCCAGCTCCTTCCTGTCATCCACTGTCTTCTTAGACAGCCTTTCTTTGCTGCCTTTCTTTGCGGCCTTAACTCCCGGGGGTCGACGTGTTCCTTCATCATCAAGAGCAGAATCTTCTTCGGTTGCTTTGTAGCTTGTGGAGTCTGAACCATCCTCACAATGTCTTTTCTTGGAGCTTCCTTCTTTTTTTTTTTTTGCAGTAGACAAGGCACACCACTTCTGATCATTACGCAACTCTTTCCAAGCATACTCAAGAGTAAACTTTTTTTATGGTTAGCGAAGAAGATATCGTGGGATACTTTGAGAACATCATTCTCATTTTGCCCACTGGTTCTCTCTCTCGATGCAGCCTCATATGCTCCAGCAAACTTGCATACTAGGTCATTGATCTTATGCCACCGATTCTTGCAGTGAGAAGCCTCTCTTTTGTCAGTACCAGCAAGCTTTCGACTAGCAGAGAAGTAGTCAGCTATTCTTTTCCAGAAAGCATTAGACCTTTGCTCATTCCCTACTACGGGATATTTGCTCGTGTTTAACCACAAGCTGATGAGCACCACATCGTCTGAAGGCGTCCAAGTCCTTCTTTCCTTCGGCCCTGCTTGACTGTCTTCACAAAAGTTTGAATCATCGGTGAAGGGAACTTGCGGTGAAGATTGTGACACGCTATCTGATACGTTACCAAAGATAACATTTTGTTGACTGCTAAGCAGTTCAACAAAGTTTGAAGGCTCAGTGAATGGATTAAAATCCATTTCCCAAGTGAATGAGGAGAGAAAAAAACAGATGAGAATCTGTTGGAGGAAGAAAGAAGGAAGGAGTTTTAAAGATGGAAGAGAGATGGAGAATACAATAGCAGTGTTTTAAAGATGGAAGAGAAAAAACAAATAGAAAGAAAGAATCCATTCAAGAAAGAAATAACAGATAGAAAGAAAGAATGGAGTTGACATATATCTAATTTCTATTAATTACCATTGCATAACCGTAATCAAATACAAACCACACACAACCGTAATCAATTCAATTTCAAAAACGAAGCAAATCATTCAACTACCTAACTCAACCACACTCAAACCTTTTCTCAATTTAACATCACTTCTATTAAATACGAACATCAATGCCCACTGACCAAAAAATTAAAAGATAAAGACATTTACCTGTATTGGTCGAGTAAATGCAATCCTCAGCTTCGACGATTCTTCCTCAGCAACCTTGATCCATGCAACTCAACCAACATACACGCAGAAAGAAAACAAAAAATAGTATCAGGGAATCAAATTCATGACCCTAACTAATATAATTTCATTCTTTATCAATTCAGACCAGAACCATTGATGACCCTCGATTCTGTTCAGTTACGGATCAATTGGTGAACATAAAACAGAGACACAAATCACATGATCATAAACAATCTATTCAACTCAGACAAGAACGACACTCAATATCAAAAACGATCAGTTCATACTATCTCCATTCAATTTCACATGATCATAAAAAATCAGTTCATACTATCTCGATTCAATGTCATACCATCTCAACTCAATTATAAACGAGCTACGCATATAACCACAGCTTTTTATCAAACGTTCAATGCATTAGACTGATCAAATCGTGTTGAAGTTTTACCTGTATTGCTGACGAGAATCACGGACCCTTCATTGTAGTCGTCTTGTTTGACGAACCTTCGTCTCTTGCTCAGTCCATCTGATGAAACAAAGACAGAGACAAATCATGAGGATAGAACGAACAGAACAAACTAATAAAAGGCACCATAGATAGCTTTACCTTGCTTTTGATTTCGTAGAGGAGAGCTCGGGCCCTGAGAGAGGTGAGCCGTCGAGAGAGAGATGGCTTGTTCCACGATCCTCGAGGGGATCGACACCGCGAGACGCCGAGAGATTCATCGCGGAGTCGTCGAGGAGAGATACAGAGAGACGAGGAGAGATCATCCTCGATTTCGTCGAGGATAGAGATAGAGAGACGAGGAGAGATCATCCTCAATTTTGTCGAGGAGAGCGAGAGAGACGAAGACGCTTTCATCGTCGATTGATCACGGAGGCGTCGAGGAGAGCGGGAGACACGAGGAGAGATCATTGTCGATTGATCACGGCGCCGTTGTGGTGGAGTCGAGGGGAGATCGATTGAGAGAAGACGATGAGACGGAGTCGTCGAGAGAGAAACACAACACTGGTGTTTCGTGAGAGAGAGAGAGAGAGAGAGAGAGAGAGAGAGAGAGAGAGAGAGAGAGAGAGAGAGAGAGAGAGAGGGACGAGGGACGAGGGTCGACGAGTTGTTGCCGCGTGTCAATAAGATGTGCTTCTTCACGTGCCTAATTAAGCACCGTTTCCTCCCTAATTTCATCATTTTTTTTTTAATTTAAAAATCATTAAGCATCCTACCTTGGTTAAAGGTGCTCTTATTCAAGTAAATGGTACGTGGCCTCTAACCTTTTCATCTGAAGTTGTAGTTGGGTACTCGAACTTTTTTTTATCAAGACTTCTTTTTATAAACCGAGACGCGTGAAGAAGGTCCAAACTTGACTTTACTGCATTGTTATTGGGTCTATTGGTTACTGTCTTACAAAACCAATTC
Coding sequences within:
- the LOC106292247 gene encoding glutathione S-transferase T3-like codes for the protein MDFNPFTEPSNFVELLSSQQNVIFGNVSDSVSQSSPQVPFTDDSNFCEDSQAGPKERRTWTPSDDVVLISLWLNTSKYPVVGNEQRSNAFWKRIADYFSASRKLAGTDKREASHCKNRWHKINDLVCKFAGAYEAASRERTSGQNENDVLKKWCALSTAKKKKEGSSKKRHCEDGSDSTSYKATEEDSALDDEGTRRPPGVKAAKKGSKERLSKKTVDDRKELAQFETMWSLKKRDLVVKERLSKMKLLDILIAKKDSLADYEEALKKKLIHELIGGGGGGGNGGSGYGSGYGSGSGYGSGGGRGGGGGGGGGGGGGGGGGGSRGNGSGYGSGYGEGYGSGYGGGDNYGDSP